From the genome of Nicotiana sylvestris chromosome 1, ASM39365v2, whole genome shotgun sequence:
ttgttgtaggaaaagaTCATCAAAATGAGTCAACTGGTCAACAAACTTAGTCAACTGAAGATCATATTGAAGATCACAAACCTTTCCAAATAGATTAGTCGACTAATGTGGAAAGATAACCTTCCTAAAACACTCCAAATGAATGGAAAAGTTAACCTGGCTATACTCAAAAATTCATTATCAGAGACCCACAAGAAGGAATCACTACCAGAAGATCCCAAAAGCTCAAATCACATGTGGCTCTaatttctcaacttgagccaaagaAAGTGGATGAAGCATTGAAAGATGTTCACTAGATCAAAGTAATGAAAGATGTACTTGATCAGTTTGAAAGAAATAAAGTGTGGGAACGGGTTCCAAAACCTTCAAACTCCTCTATTGTAGGAACAAAATGGGTGTTCAGGAATAAATTAAATGAATCTGGACAAGTAGTTCGAAATAAAGCAATGCTAGTTGTGCAATGATACTCTCAGAAAGAAGGAATCGATTATGATGAAACTTTCACACATGTAGGAAGATTGGAATCTATTCGAATATTACTTGCATTTGCTGCTCGCAAAGGATTTAGACTGtttcaaatggatgtaaaaagtGCGTTTCTAAATAGCTACATCTCTGAAGAAGTATATTTGAAGCAACCGCCTGGATTTGTAAATGTCACTCTTCCGGATCATGTATACAAGTTGACTAAAGCTCTGTACGAACTCAAGCAAGCTCCTCGTGCTTGGAATAAAAGTTTAAGCTCTTTCCTTCTAAACCAAGGTTTCAAACGAGGTAATATGGATACAACTCTGTCATTAAGCATTCAAGTTCAGTTAATCTTATTACTCaaatttatgttgatgacattatTTTTGGTAGTCCTAACTCTATTCTAGGTGAATAATTTGTTCTTTCTATGAAAAgagaatttgaaatgagtatgatgggagaaTTAACTTTCTTTCTTAGACTGCAAATCAAACAGTCTCCTAAAGGGATCTTCATTAGCCAAACCAAGTACACCAAGGAACTTATAAAGAAGTTTGGCATGGAGAATTCTAAGTCTATTGGAACTCCAATGAGTCCAACAACGACGCTTGATGGAGACATCAATGGAAAAAATGTTGATGAAACTATGTATAGAGGAATGATTGGATCCTTATTATATCTCACTGCTAGTCGACCAGATATTATGTTCAGTGTTTACAAGTGCGCAAGATTTCAGTCGTCTCCTAAGGAATCCCATCTTACTGCTGTTAAACGTATTATAAGATACCTTATTGGTAGCTTTAAACTAGGATTATGGTATGCTCATTCTAACAATTTTGCTCTAAGAGGTTTTTCAGAAGCAGATTTTGCAGGTGATAAGATCGACAGGAAGAGTACGAGTGGTACATGTCAACTTTTGGGAAATGCACTAGTTTCTTggaatagaaagaaagaaaattgtGTTGCCTtatcaacaactgaagcagaatatTTAGCTGTTGGAAGCTGTTGTACACAAGTTTAGTGGATAATGCATCAACTTCTTGAGTATGATCTATCTCTTACCTCTACttctatattttgtgataatactAGTGCCATATATTTGTCAAAAAATTATGTGCATCATTCTAGAGAAAAGCATATAGAAATCAAGCATCATTTTATCCATGATTATGTTGCTAAAGGTGATATTGTATTAGAGTTCATTAGCACTAAATCTCAACTTGCCGATATTTTCAC
Proteins encoded in this window:
- the LOC138872534 gene encoding uncharacterized mitochondrial protein AtMg00810-like — encoded protein: MGELTFFLRLQIKQSPKGIFISQTKYTKELIKKFGMENSKSIGTPMSPTTTLDGDINGKNVDETMYRGMIGSLLYLTASRPDIMFSVYKCARFQSSPKESHLTAVKRIIRYLIGSFKLGLWYAHSNNFALRGFSEADFAGDKIDRKSTSGTCQLLGNALVSWNRKKENCVALSTTEAEYLAVGSCCTQV